In Chiroxiphia lanceolata isolate bChiLan1 chromosome 2, bChiLan1.pri, whole genome shotgun sequence, a single genomic region encodes these proteins:
- the LOC116782134 gene encoding transmembrane protein 126A-like isoform X1, translating to MTGREFLELDSPQQSLFLERLKQMEIIQKMLNELPKTDQNLCNHGSYFLAANSSLCGLAANNFFRNILNIRRASLVSAVPMAVIPFLSTTAVYEVFVRGPLFSGQLNCEVCAVVRGGLIGAVVGAFYPVFLALPLNASLAARYMSSPLPGKENAIRYWLTITQPVFRKMSLGVLVQGLTGLYLATKQHGIYVKILQQMHLSRDPEELQ from the exons ATGACAGGAAGAGAGTTTCTTGAACTAGATTCTCCACAGCAAAGTCTATTTTTGGAAAGACTCAAGCAGATGGAAATCATACAAAAGATGTTAAATGAGCTTCCTAAAACAGATCA gaACCTTTGTAATCATGGATCATACTTCCTAGCAGCAAATTCAAGTTTATGTGGCTTAgcagcaaataatttcttcaggAACATCCTAAATATCAGAAGGGCTTCCTTGGTGTCCGCTGTGCCAATGGCTGTTATTCCGTTTCTTTCAACAACAGCAGTTTATGAAGTTTTTGTGCGTGGCCCtttattttcag GTCAGCTGAACTGTGAGGTCTGTGCTGTGGTCAGAGGAGGATTAATAGGGGCTGTTGTGGGTGCTTTCTATCCTGTTTTCCTGGCTCTCCCCTTGAACGCAAGCCTTGCAGCCAG GTACATGTCATCTCCCTtgccagggaaagaaaatgcaatacGCTACTGGCTCACAATCACTCAGCCTGTCTTTAGAAAGATGAGTCTGGGTGTACTGGTACAGGGTCTAACTGGATTATATCTTGCCACTAAACAGCACGGAATATATGTCAAAATACTACAGCAGATGCACCTTAGCAGGGATCCTGAAGAGCTACAATAA
- the LOC116782134 gene encoding transmembrane protein 126A-like isoform X2, producing the protein MWNLCNHGSYFLAANSSLCGLAANNFFRNILNIRRASLVSAVPMAVIPFLSTTAVYEVFVRGPLFSGQLNCEVCAVVRGGLIGAVVGAFYPVFLALPLNASLAARYMSSPLPGKENAIRYWLTITQPVFRKMSLGVLVQGLTGLYLATKQHGIYVKILQQMHLSRDPEELQ; encoded by the exons ATGTG gaACCTTTGTAATCATGGATCATACTTCCTAGCAGCAAATTCAAGTTTATGTGGCTTAgcagcaaataatttcttcaggAACATCCTAAATATCAGAAGGGCTTCCTTGGTGTCCGCTGTGCCAATGGCTGTTATTCCGTTTCTTTCAACAACAGCAGTTTATGAAGTTTTTGTGCGTGGCCCtttattttcag GTCAGCTGAACTGTGAGGTCTGTGCTGTGGTCAGAGGAGGATTAATAGGGGCTGTTGTGGGTGCTTTCTATCCTGTTTTCCTGGCTCTCCCCTTGAACGCAAGCCTTGCAGCCAG GTACATGTCATCTCCCTtgccagggaaagaaaatgcaatacGCTACTGGCTCACAATCACTCAGCCTGTCTTTAGAAAGATGAGTCTGGGTGTACTGGTACAGGGTCTAACTGGATTATATCTTGCCACTAAACAGCACGGAATATATGTCAAAATACTACAGCAGATGCACCTTAGCAGGGATCCTGAAGAGCTACAATAA